In a single window of the Micromonospora sp. WMMD1155 genome:
- a CDS encoding hotdog domain-containing protein has product MQEQPEPAFAPGLTAQVELTVTDADTAQAVGSGDVPVLGTPRVLALAEAATVAATATGMPPGFTTVGTRVEVEHLAPTIVGRTVRAQALLATVDGRRLSFEVTVSDGDQTVARGRVDRIMVDRQRFVERAGRAS; this is encoded by the coding sequence ATGCAGGAGCAGCCCGAGCCGGCCTTCGCGCCGGGTCTGACCGCCCAGGTCGAGTTGACAGTCACCGACGCGGACACCGCCCAGGCGGTGGGTTCGGGGGACGTACCGGTGCTGGGCACTCCCCGGGTGCTCGCGCTCGCCGAGGCGGCCACCGTCGCGGCGACGGCGACCGGGATGCCGCCCGGGTTCACGACGGTGGGCACCCGGGTCGAGGTGGAGCACCTGGCGCCGACCATTGTCGGCCGGACGGTCCGGGCGCAGGCCCTGCTGGCGACCGTCGACGGTCGTCGGCTGTCGTTCGAGGTCACGGTCAGCGACGGTGACCAGACGGTGGCCCGGGGCCGGGTCGACCGGATCATGGTGGACCGGCAACGCTTCGTGGAACGCGCCGGGCGGGCCTCGTGA
- a CDS encoding MBL fold metallo-hydrolase, producing MNAGFVEVADRVHLLREPMLRVNVTLVVGDDEALLVDTLSSAAQAADLAAAVRAVTDRPLTLVNTHHHYDHCFGNAVLAGAPPRPVYAHELAAAALRDEPERLRREAYEEVRTEHPTLAAELADTPLLAPTHPVQTETTLDLGGRRVLLRHPGRGHTEADLVVHVPDADVLVAGDLVEQSGPPAFEDSYPLRWPDAVADLLRLTTARTVVIPGHGDPVDVDFVRAQHTELARLAWLIRAAHTGSAPPERVAAEAPFGARAALIAARRGYLELNGEG from the coding sequence GTGAACGCCGGGTTCGTCGAGGTCGCCGACCGGGTGCACCTGCTGCGCGAGCCGATGCTGCGGGTCAACGTCACCCTGGTGGTGGGCGACGACGAGGCCCTGCTGGTGGACACGCTCTCGTCGGCCGCGCAGGCCGCCGACCTGGCCGCCGCCGTCCGGGCGGTCACCGACCGGCCGTTGACGCTCGTCAACACCCACCACCACTACGACCACTGCTTCGGCAACGCCGTCCTGGCCGGTGCGCCACCCCGCCCGGTGTACGCGCACGAGCTGGCCGCCGCGGCCCTGCGCGACGAGCCGGAGCGGCTGCGCCGGGAGGCGTACGAGGAGGTGCGGACGGAGCACCCGACGCTCGCCGCCGAGCTGGCCGACACTCCGCTGCTCGCCCCGACGCACCCGGTGCAGACGGAGACGACGCTCGACCTGGGTGGCCGGCGGGTGCTGCTGCGGCACCCGGGCCGGGGGCACACCGAGGCCGACCTGGTGGTGCACGTGCCGGACGCCGACGTGCTGGTCGCCGGGGACCTGGTGGAGCAGAGCGGCCCGCCCGCCTTCGAGGACTCGTACCCCCTGCGGTGGCCGGACGCCGTCGCGGACCTGTTGCGGCTGACCACCGCGCGCACGGTGGTCATTCCGGGTCACGGTGACCCGGTGGACGTCGATTTCGTCCGCGCCCAGCACACCGAGCTGGCCAGGTTGGCCTGGCTGATCCGGGCCGCGCACACCGGCAGCGCCCCGCCGGAGCGGGTGGCCGCCGAGGCGCCCTTCGGTGCGCGCGCCGCCCTGATCGCCGCCAGGCGCGGTTACCTGGAACTCAACGGCGAGGGCTGA
- a CDS encoding phosphatase PAP2 family protein has translation MAVVTDPQPPARTDPPASPDGGRRRVVAMTVWAVAFVVAWLAIGLPTDPAYAFVWIWAATIAWNSERPWRSHLRFARDWVPVVLLFVVYNLSRGFADNGATPHAMELIVADRFMFGWATGGEVPTVWLQQHLYHPQVHWWDVAASWVYFSHFVVALAAAAVLWLRDRHRWAAYMRRWGFLCAAGLVTYFLYPAAPPWWAAQNGLLTEVARISTRGWKAFGMHGAGNVLNAGQIASNPVAAMPSLHTAWALFVVLFFLTSTRRRWWPLLLAYPLAMTFTLVYSGEHYVIDVLVGWAYVGLTFLVVGLAERGWAAWRVRHPKTRTQPPPEPPATTPETPTGEPPSPRKQTTPTSPDPQIPADH, from the coding sequence ATGGCCGTCGTGACTGACCCCCAGCCCCCCGCCCGGACCGACCCACCCGCGTCCCCGGACGGTGGTCGTCGGCGCGTCGTCGCCATGACCGTCTGGGCGGTCGCCTTCGTCGTCGCGTGGCTGGCCATCGGGTTGCCCACCGACCCCGCGTACGCCTTCGTCTGGATCTGGGCGGCGACGATCGCCTGGAACAGCGAGCGACCGTGGCGCAGCCACCTGCGCTTCGCCCGGGACTGGGTGCCGGTGGTGCTGCTGTTCGTCGTCTACAACCTCTCCCGGGGGTTCGCCGACAACGGGGCCACCCCGCACGCGATGGAGTTGATCGTCGCCGACCGGTTCATGTTCGGCTGGGCCACCGGCGGGGAGGTGCCGACCGTCTGGTTGCAGCAGCACCTCTACCACCCGCAGGTGCACTGGTGGGACGTCGCGGCGAGCTGGGTGTACTTCTCCCACTTCGTGGTGGCGCTCGCCGCCGCCGCGGTGCTGTGGCTGCGTGACCGGCACCGCTGGGCCGCGTACATGCGGCGCTGGGGTTTCCTCTGCGCCGCCGGCCTGGTCACCTACTTCCTCTACCCGGCCGCCCCGCCCTGGTGGGCCGCGCAGAACGGGCTGCTCACCGAGGTCGCCCGGATCTCCACCCGCGGCTGGAAGGCGTTCGGCATGCACGGGGCCGGCAACGTCCTCAACGCCGGTCAGATCGCCTCCAACCCGGTCGCCGCGATGCCGTCGCTGCACACCGCGTGGGCGCTGTTCGTGGTGCTGTTCTTCCTGACCAGCACCCGCCGCCGCTGGTGGCCGCTGCTGCTCGCGTACCCGCTGGCGATGACCTTCACCCTGGTCTACTCGGGCGAGCACTACGTGATCGACGTGCTGGTCGGCTGGGCGTACGTGGGGTTGACCTTCCTGGTGGTCGGCCTGGCCGAGCGTGGCTGGGCCGCGTGGCGGGTCCGTCACCCGAAGACCCGAACCCAACCGCCCCCCGAACCCCCCGCCACCACCCCCGAAACACCGACCGGCGAACCCCCGTCCCCCCGCAAACAAACCACCCCCACCAGCCCAGACCCCCAAATCCCCGCCGACCACTAA